Proteins from one Choloepus didactylus isolate mChoDid1 chromosome 4, mChoDid1.pri, whole genome shotgun sequence genomic window:
- the GLCE gene encoding D-glucuronyl C5-epimerase, producing the protein MRCLAARVNYKTLIIICALFTLVTVLLWNKCSSDKAIQFPRHLSNGFRVDGLEKRAAASESNNYVNHLARQQSEEAFPQEQQKAPPVVAGFNSNGGSKVLGLKYEEIDCLINDEHTIKGRREGNEVFLPFTWVEKYFDVYGKVVQYDGYDRFEFSHSYSKVYAQRAPYHPDGVFMSFEGYNVEVRDRVKCISGVEGVPLSTQWGPQGYFYPIQIAQYGLSHYSKNLTEKPPHIEIYETAEDKYRNSKPNDWTVPKGCFIASVADKSRFTNVKQFIAPETSEGVSLHLGNTKDFIISFDLKFLTNGSVSIVLETTEKNQLFTVHYVSNTQLIAFKERDIYYGIGPRTSWSTVTRDLVTDLRKGVGLSNTKAVKPTKIMPKKVVRLIAKGKGFLDNITISATAHMAAFFAASDWLVRNQDEKGGWPIMVTRKLGEGFRSLEPGWYSAMAQGQAISTLVRAYLLTKDHIFLNSALRATAPYKFLSEQHGVKAVFMNKYDWYEEYPTTPSSFVLNGFMYSLIGLYDLKETAGEKLGKEAKSLYERGMESLKAMLPLYDTGSGTIYDLRHFMLGIAPNLARWDYHTTHINQLQLLSTIDESPIFKEFVKRWKSYLKGSRAKHN; encoded by the exons ATGCGTTGCTTGGCAGCTCGGGTCAACTACAAGACATTGATTATCATCTGTGCACTCTTCACGTTGGTCACAGTACTTTTGTGGAATAAATGTTCCAGCGACAAAGCGATCCAGTTTCCACGACACTTGAGTAATGGCTTCAGAGTGGATGGATTAGAGAAAAGAGCAGCCGCATCTGAGAGTAACAACTATGTGAACCACCTGGCCAGACAGCAGTCTGAGGAGGCATTCCCTCAGGAACAGCAGAAAGCCCCCCCTGTGGTGGCGGGCTTCAATAGCAATGGGGGGAGCAAGGTGTTAGGGCTCAAATATGAAGAAATTGACTGTCTCATAAACGATGAACATACAATTAAAGGGAGACGGGAGGGGAATGAAGTCTTTCTTCCATTCACTTGGGTAGAGAAATATTTTGATGTTTATGGAAAAGTGGTTCAGTATGATGGCTATGATCGGTTTGAATTCTCTCATAGCTATTCCAAAGTCTATGCACAGAGAGCCCCTTACCACCCCGATGGCGTGTTTATGTCCTTTGAAGGCTACAATGTGGAAGTCCGAGACAGAGTCAAGTGCATAAGTGGGGTTGAAG GTGTACCATTATCTACACAATGGGGACCTCAAGGCTATTTCTACCCCATTCAGATTGCACAGTATGGGTTAAGTCATTACAGCAAGAATCTAACTGAGAAACCTCCTCACATAGAGATATATGAAACAGCAGAAGACAAGTACAGAAACAGTAAGCCTAATGACTGGACTGTGCCAAAGGGCTGCTTTATAGCTAGTGTGGCTGATAAGTCTAGGTTCACCAATGTTAAACAGTTTATTGCTCCAG AAACTAGTGAAGGTGTGTCTCTGCATCTGGGGAACACAaaagattttattatttcatttgaccTCAAGTTCTTGACAAATGGAAGTGTGTCCATTGTTCTAGAGACCACAGAAAAAAATCAGCTCTTCACTGTACATTATGTCTCAAATACCCAGCTAATTGCTTTTAAAGAAAGAGACATATACTATGGCATTGGGCCTAGAACTTCATGGAGCACAGTTACCAGGGACCTGGTCACTGATCTCAGGAAAGGAGTGGGTCTTTCCAACACAAAAGCTGTCAAGCCAACCAAAATAATGCCCAAGAAAGTGGTTAGGTTAATTGCAAAAGGGAAGGGATTCCTCGACAACATCACCATCTCTGCTACAGCCCACATGGCTGCATTCTTCGCTGCTAGCGATTGGCTGGTAAGGAACCAGGATGAGAAAGGTGGCTGGCCAATTATGGTGACCCGCAAGTTAGGGGAAGGGTTCAGGTCTTTAGAGCCAGGGTGGTACTCTGCCATGGCCCAGGGCCAAGCCATTTCTACCTTAGTCAGGGCCTACCTGTTGACAAAAGACCATATATTCCTCAATTCAGCTTTAAGGGCAACAGCCCCTTACAAGTTTCTATCAGAGCAGCATGGAGTTAAAGCTGTGTTTATGAATAAATATGACTGGTATGAAGAATATCCAACCACACCTAGCTCTTTCGTTTTAAATGGCTTTATGTATTCTTTAATTGGGCTGTATGACTTAAAAGAAACTGCAGGGGAAAAACTCGGGAAGGAAGCAAAGTCCTTGTATGAGCGTGGCATGGAATCACTTAAGGCCATGCTCCCCTTATACGACACTGGCTCAGGAACAATCTATGACCTCCGTCACTTCATGCTTGGCATCGCTCCCAACCTGGCCCGCTGGGACTATCATACCACCCACATCAATCAACTGCAGCTACTTAGTACCATTGATGAGTCCCCAATCTTCAAAGAatttgtcaagagatggaaaagcTACCTTAAAGGCAGCAGGGCAAAGCACAACTAG